DNA from Helicobacter pylori:
CTATGACGATTGTTTCGCTTTTAGAAAACACTCTCATCGCTTTTGAAAAACAACAAAGGAAGGGATTTTAATGAAATTTTTACGCTCTGTTTATGCATTTTGCTCCAGTTGGGTAGGGACGATTATTATTGTGCTGTTGGTTATTTTTTTTATCGCACAAGCCTTTATCATTCCCTCTCGCTCTATGGTAGGCACGCTCTATGAGGGCGATATGCTCTTTGTCAAAAAATTTTCTTACGGCATACCCATTCCTAAAATCCCATGGATTGAGCTTCCTGTTATGCCTGATTTTAAAAATAATGGGCATTTGATAGAGGGGGATCGCCCTAATCGTGGCGAAGTGGTGGTGTTTATCCCTCCCCATGAAAAAAAATCTTACTATGTCAAAAGGAATTTTGCCATTGGAGGCGATGAGGTGTTATTCACTAATGAGGGGCTTTATTTGCACCCTTTTGAGAGCGACATGGACAAAAATTACATTGCTAAACATTACCCTAACGCCATGACTAAAGAATTTATGGGTAAAATTTTTGTTTTGAACCCCTATAAAAGTGATCATCCGGGTGTCCATTACCAAAAAGACAATGAAACCTTCCACTTAATGGAGCAGTTAGCCGCTCAAGGCGCAGAAGCTAATATCAGCATGCAACTCATTCAAATGGAGGGCGAAAAGGTGTTTTACAAGAAAATCAATAACGATGAATTTTTCATGATCGGCGATAACAGAGATAATTCTAGCGACTCGCGCTTTTGGGGGAGTGTGGCTTATAAAAACATCGTGGGTTCGCCATGGTTTGTTTATTTCAGTTTGAGTTTAAAAAATAGCCTGGAAATGGATGCAGAAAATAACCCCAAAAAACGCTATCTGGTGCGTTGGGAGCGCATGTTTAAAAGCGTTGAAGGCTTAGAAAAAATCATTAAAAAAGAAAAAGCAACGCCTTAAGGTTTTTTGTGCAATTTTTTAATTTCTCTTTAGAAAGTTTTATCGCCACCTTAATGAAGATCCTAGCCCTTTTAATCGCTATCATAGGGCATGAGATCATGCATGGCTTGAGCGCGTTTTTATTTGGGGACAGGAGCGCAAAAGACGCTAATCGTTTGAGTTTAAACCCTATCAGGCATTTAGACATGATGGGATCGGTGCTTTTACCGGCCCTATTACTCATTTTTCAAGCCCCCTTTTTGTTTGGGTGGGCCAAACCCGTGCCCGTGGATATGCGCTATATTGTTTCTCAAAAAGGCTCTCTGGCATGCGTAGTGGTGAGTTTAGCTGGGGTGGCTTATAATTTCACTTTGGCCGTTCTGCTCGCTTTTATCACGCATTTAAGCTTCCAAGAACCATGGATTAACGCTTTAAGCATCAATGAATTGAACCTTTATCAGCTCGCTTTAGTAACCTTTCTCATTCAAGGCATTCTTTATAATCTTGTCTTAGGCGTTTTCAATAGCCTCCCTATCCCACCCTTAGACGGCTCCAAAGCGTTAGGCTTTTTAGCGTTGTATTTTAAAAGCGCGTTTTTATTGGAATGGTTTTCTAAAATGGAACGCTACGGCTTTTTGGTAGTGTTTATCTTTTTGTTTATCCCCCCTTTATCGGAGTTTTTTATCCATGCGCCCACAAGATTTTTATTTTCCTTACTCCTTTCTTAATCTTTCATCAAGGAGAGTTTATGAATAAGCCCTTAAAGCCTTCTCAAGTTTTTGTAGGCAGCGATCATGCAGGGTTGCATCTTGCAGAGTTTGTCCAACATTTTTTAGAAGACAAGGATTTTAAGATCCAAGCTTTTTTACCCACTATGAGAGTGGATTACCCTGATTATGCTAAATTAGTGTGCCAAAAGGTCCTAGAAAACCCGCAAAGTTATGGTATTTTGGTGTGCGCTACAGGGATAGGCATGAGCATGGGCGCTAATCGTTTTAAGGGTATTAGAGCCGCTTTGTGCCTTGATGCTTACATGGCCAAAATGACTCGCTTGCACAATAACGCTAATGTCTTGTGTTTGGGCGAAAAGATTAGCGGTATTGGCGTAGTGGAAAGCATTTTAGAAGCGTTTTTCTCTACAGAATTTGAACAAGGCCGTCATGTGTTGCGCATCCAAAAACTAGATGAATCGCTGAAATCATAAACCTAATGTAGTATAATTGCATCGTTTCGTTAAAAAGGATATTTTAATAGGCATGTTCACCCAATGGTTTATCATCACTATCGCTATTGTTTTTATCCTTTATATGGGTGTGCGCACTTTCTTTTTTAAAACCGTGGCTAAACGGCAAGAACGCACCAACGCATCCATGAAGCTCACCTTACAAGAAGCTGAAATTTTGATCCAAAAACACCAGTTGCAACTCCAAAGGGCTTTAGGCAATATTGATATTCTTACTCAAGAAATGAGCTCGTTAAAAACAGAACTAAAGGCCCTTAAACAGCGCAATTCTGAATACAAAGGCGAATCGGATAAATATAAAAATCGTATTAAAGAATTGGAGCAAAAAATAGAAGCTCTCCTTTAAAAACGCTATAATAAATCAAAATCCTGCAACCAATCAGTTATATTAAAGGATATTAAAATGAATGAAACGCTCAAAGAAGAACTTTTACAAAGCATCAGAGAAGTGAAAGATTACCCTAAAAAAGGGATTTTATTCAAAGACATTACCACACTACTCAACTACCCTAAACTCTTTAATAAACTCATTGACGCGCTCAAAAAACGCTATCTCGCTCTCAATATAGACTTTATCGTGGGCATTGAAGCTAGGGGGTTTATTTTAGGCTCTGCTCTCGCTTATGCGCTTGGGGTGGGTTTTGTGCCTGTGAGGAAAAAGGGCAAACTCCCCGCGCACACCCTATCTCAAAGCTACAGCCTAGAATACGGGAGCGATAGCATAGAAATCCACTCCGACGCTTTTAGGGGGGTTAAGGGGGTAAGGGTGGTGTTAATTGATGACTTATTAGCCACTGGAGGCACAGCTTTAGCGAGCCTTGAGCTTATCAAAGCCCTACAAGCCGAATGCATAGAAGCATGCTTTTTGATAGGGTTAAAAGAATTACCGGGTATCCAACTTTTAGAAGAACGAGTGAAAACCTTTTGTTTGTTAGAGTGCTAGAATAAGGGTGAATTTTGGAAGAATACATCATTGACTTATGGAATCAGCATGCAGCGACTTGGGGGTATCTCATTTTATTTGGGTGGAGCATTTTAGAAGGCGAAATTGGGTTAATTCTAGCAGGGATTGCCAGCTATACCGGTCATATGCATTTAGGGTTAGCCATTTTAGTCGCAGGGATTGGGGGTTTTGTGGGGGATCAGATCTATTTTTACATCGGCCGCACCAATAAAGCTTACATCCAAAAAAAGCTAGAAAAACAACGCCGAAAACTAGCCCTAGCCCATTTATTGTTGCAAAAACACGGCTGGTTTATCATTTTTATCCAACGCTACATGTATGGCATGCGCACCATCATTCCCATTAGCATAGGCCTCACGCGCTATAGCGCTTTAAAATTCGCTATTATCAATCTCATTAGCGCGATGGTGTGGGCGAGCATTACCATTATTTTGGCGTGGTATTTGGGAGAAGAATTATTGCATGCGTTAGGGTGGCTTAAAAAACACCCTTATGTGCTAATATTACTATTAGTATCTTTCTTGGCGTTGGTTCTATGGTATTTCCAATACTATAGTAAGAAAAACCGCTAGATTTCAATACAATTCTTGGAAGATATGAAATTAAAAAAGGAGACTTTATGTTGAAAATCAAATTAGAAAAAACCACTTTTGAAAACGCAAAAGCTGAATGCAGTTTAGTTTTTATTATCAATAAGGATTTTGATCACGCTTGGGTCAAAAATAAAAAATTGCTAGAAACCTTTAAATACGAAGGCGAAGGCGTATTTTTAGACCAAGAAAATAAAATCTTGTATGCGGGCGTTAAAGAAGACGATGTGCATTTATTAAGAGAGAGTGCATGTTTAGCCGTTCGCACCCTTAAAAAACTCGCTTTTAAAAGCGTTAAAGTGGGGGTTTATACTTGCGGAGCACATTCTAAAGATAACGCGCTTTTAGAAAACTTGAAAGCGTTGTTTTTGGGCTTGAAATTAGGCTTATACGAATACGACACTTTTAAATCCAACAAAAAAGAAAGCGTTTTAAAAGAAGCGGTTGTCGCTTTAGAATTGCACAAACCTTGCGAAAAAACTTGCGCAAATTCTTTAGAAAAGAGCGCTAAAGAAGCTTTAAAATACGCTGAAATCATGACAGAAAGCTTGAATATCGTTAAAGATCTAGTCAATACCCCCCCTATGATTGCCACCCCGGTTTATATGGCTGAAGTGGCGCAAAAAGTGGCTAAAGAAAACCATTTAGAAATCCATGTCTATGATGAAAAATTTTTAGAAGAAAAGAAAATGAACGCCTTTTTAGCGGTCAATAAAGCCTCTCTTGGCGTCAATCCTCCTCGCTTGATCCATTTAGTCTATAAGCCTAAAAAAGCGAAGAAAAAAATCGCTTTAGTGGGTAAGGGCTTGACTTATGATTGCGGAGGTTTGAGCTTGAAACCGGCTGATTACATGGTTACCATGAAAGCGGATAAAGGCGGTGGCTCTGCGGTGATTGGGCTTTTAAACGCGTTAGCCAAACTGGGCGTGGAAGCTGAAGTGCATGGCATTATTGGGGCTACAGAAAACATGATAGGCCCAGCCGCTTATAAACCAGATGATATTTTAATCTCCAAAGAAGGCAAGAGCATAGAGGTGCGCAATACCGACGCTGAAGGGCGTTTGGTTTTAGCGGATTGTTTGAGCTACGCTCAAGACTTAAGCCCTGATGTGATCGTGGATTTTGCGACCCTTACCGGGGCGTGTGTTGTGGGCTTAGGCGAATTCACTTCAGCGATCATGGGGCATAATGAAGAGTTAAAAAATCTCTTTGAAACTTCAGGGTTGGAATCCGGCGAATTATTAGCCAAACTCCCCTTTAACCGCCATTTAAAAAAATTGATCGAATCTAAAATCGCTGATGTGTGCAATATTTCTTCTTCACGCTATGGCGGTGCGATCACAGCGGGCTTGTTTTTAAATGAATTTATCAGAGATGAATTTAAGGATAAGTGGCTACACATTGACATTGCAGGTCCTGCTTATGTGGAAAAAGAATGGGATGTGAATAGCTTTGGAGCGAGTGGGGCTGGGGTTAGAGCATGCACAGCTTTTGTGGAAGAATTTTTGAAAAAGGCTTGAAATGGGCTTGTCTGTAGGTATTGTGGGTTTGCCTAATGTGGGCAAATCCAGCACTTTTAATGCACTCACTAAAACCCAAAACGCAGAGAGTGCAAACTACCCTTTTTGCACCATTGAACCCAATAAAGCCATCGTGAATGTGCCTGATAGGCGGCTTGATGCGTTGGCTCAAATCGTAAAGCCTGAACGCATTTTGCATTCTGTGGTGGAATTTGTGGATATTGCCGGATTGATTAAGGGAGCGAGCAAAGGAGAGGGTTTAGGCAATCAATTTTTAGCCAATATCAAGGAATGCGAAGTGATCTTGCAAGTGGTGCGCTGTTTTGAAGATGACAATATCACGCATGTGAACGATAGAATTGACCCCTTAAATGATATAGAGATCATTGAATTGGAGTTGATTTTAGCGGATATTGCCGCTTTAGACAAAAGGATCGATCGCTTGCAAAAAGCCCTAAAAAGCTCAAAAGACGCTAAAAATCTTTTAGAATGTGCTTTGAGTTTAAAAATGCATTTAGAAGAATTAAAGCCGGCGAAAACTTTTGCCCTAAATACAAGCGAGGCTTTTTTAGAATTGGACAAGGAATTGCGTTTTTTATCCCATAAAAAAATGATCTATGCCGCTAATGTGGGCGAAGAAGATTTAAACGCTCTCAATGAGCATGCTAAAAAAGTCAAAAATTATGCGAAAGATCAAAATAGCGAGTTTGTTGCCTTGTGCGCTAAATTAGAAGAAGAAATGGTTTCTATGAGTGAATATGAAGTCAAAGAATTTTTGCAAAGTTTAGGCGTAGAAGAAAGCGGGCTAGAAAAGACCATTCGTTTGAGTTTTAAGGAATTAGGCTTGATCAATTACTTTACCGCTGGAGTCAAGGAAGTGCGATCATGGACGATTAAAAAAGGCTCTAGTGCGCCTGTGGCTGCTGGGGTGATCCATAAGGATTTTGAAAAAGGCTTTATCAGAGCTGAAACCATCAGTTACGATGATTTTATCGCTTATAAGGGCGAAGCCGGAGCGAAAGAAAAGGGAGCGTTACGCATTGAAGGTAAGGATTATATCGTTCAAGATGGCGATGTGTTGCATTTTCGCTTCAATGTCTAGTGTTTTTTCAAACAAGCGTTACTATTTTTTGAATTGAAACCTAGTAAGAAACTTTTTAAAAAAATCTATATAGAATTAAGCGATATTTGCGGGTTGCAATGCAGTTTTTGCCCTAACCCTAAAAATATCAGAGGCGTGATGCCTTTAGAATTGTTTGAAAAAGTTTGTAAAGAAGTAGCCCTCTTAACCCAAATTATCACCTTGCATGTTTTAGGCGATCCTTGCAAGCTCAAAAATTTAAAACACTATCTCAACACCGCTAAACGCTTTTCTTTGAAAGTGGATTTGGTTACTAGCGGGGTGTATTGGCGCGATTTTGAGGCACTTTTACACGATGCAATCTATCAAATTTCTATTTCTTTAGACGCAGGGCTAGACAATCGCAACAAAATCAACCAGCACCGCTACATCCAAAAAATTTTAGAATTTTGCCGCTACAAATTTGAAAAAAACAGCGAAGTGTTTTTGAATTTACGCATTCAAGACAGCACCCTTGAGAAACACCAGAATTTGATCAAACCTTTTTTAGAAAGCTTTGAATTTGTTTCTTTAGAGGGTTTAAAAACGCAAGGGCGCACTCGTTTGTTTAAAAAAAGTTTTTTGAATATCCAAAAAACCTTTAAATGGCCGAATTTGAACGCCCAAAATCCTTTAGATCAAAAATCAAAGATCCCCTATTGTTACGGATTAATCAAGCAAATCGCTATTTTATCTAATGGCGTTGTCGTGCCGTGTTGCATGGACACGCAAGCTAATATCAGCCTTGGCGATTTAAACCATACGCCCCTAAAAGATGTTTTAAAGAGCCAAAAAGCTATGGCTATCAAAACCCATTTTTTAAAGGGCGAAGCGTTAGAACTTTTATGCAAAAACTGCTCCTACCCTTTGATCCGTTATAAAAAATAAAACCACTCCCTTAAGGATTAGCCCTGCTTATTCCTTGAAAAGGCTGTTATTTTTAGCGCGTTTTGTAATCCTTTCAATAGCTCGTTAGTCATTGGTTTTGCAATTGTGGTGGCGTTTAGTTCGCTTCAGTAATAAACAGCGATTAAAAGCTTTTACTCTTTAATATTCTTATCTTTTATGTTTGGATTGGTGCCGCTAGAATTGTCAAAATTTTAAGGGTTAAAAGACAAGTGACTCTTTTCTTTTGTAATAGCTTGTGGGGTCGAAAAAAAAATCGTGGGCTTCTCTTGATGCCATTCAAAAACACTAATTGACCCCACTCTTTGATTCCTACGCTTTTTAGTTGTTTTGCGTTATTTTATTCAACATTCGCATGCTTTTTGATCGTTTTGGATAAAGTAATTTTCATACAATCGCAGCAGTGCAATAAAAAACGCCGTGATAGTAGGCCCTACAATAATCCCCCAAAAACCAAATTGTGAAATCCCGGCAATCATGGAAAAGAAAATCAGCATTTCATTGATTTTAAGGGTGGTTTTAAAGATTCTTTTTTTGATGAAGACGATTAAAATTGGCTTGATCACGCTATCAATCAGCACACTAATCAATAAAATGGAATACAAAGCGATAAAAATAGCCTCATTCACATTCCCATGATAAAGCTCATAAATCGCTATAGGGATCCAAATCAAAGCCCCCCCAACAGCCGGCACCAAAGATGCTAGGCCGTATAAAATCCCTAAAGACCAGCCGTCATGCCCAAACCATACGATCATCAACCCAAACGCCACGCCCTCTAAAATAACCGTGATGAGAGAAGTTAAAAGCACGATGCGTAAAATCCCAGCCACTTCTTCAAAAATCTTTTTGCTTTGATTTGTTCCAAGAGGCAAGACTCCCAAAAAATAACGATAAAATCTCTCCCCATAGTAAAAAAAGAAAAACAACAGCCCCAAAATAAACAAGGCGTCTGTAATGAGCTTCAAGCTGTATTTTCCCACATAGCTGCTTATTTTCAACAAATAGCCCGTGATTGAAGTGGCACTAAAATTTTCTAAAAACTTGATCGCTCCATCATGAATGGTAGGAAAATGCGATAAATTTTCGGTGATTGTCCCTTTAAGCCATTTGATTAGGGCTGAAAATTTTTCAAAATTGATTTCAAAAATGATATTAGAACTTTTATAAACAATAAAATACAACGGCACGATCAAAACGCTCGCTAAAACCAAAACGCATAAAAACGAACTGATCAAATTCAAAAAGCGCTTATCTAAAAAAACTTTCACTTGAAAAAATCCCACGCACAAAAGCCCAGCGATCAGCACATCCATTAAAAAATCTTGATACAGATAGATCATCCAATAAAAACCAATCAAAAAAAGAATCCAAAAGAAATACTGAGCTTTCATGAAATTATCCCCATTAAACTGAACCAAAAATTATCAAATGTTAGCTAAAAAACGCTCTTTAAAGGATAAAAAACCTCTTTTAACTTATAATTAAAATCAAAAAGGCTTACATTAGATGGTGTTTTACAAATATTCAGGGAGCGGGAATGATTTTTTAATCGTTCAAAGTTTCAAAAAAAAAGATTTTTCAAATTTAGCCAAACAGGTGTGCCATAGGCATGAGGGTTTTGGGGCTGATGGGCTTGTAGTCGTCTTACCGAGTAAGGATTATGACTACGAATGGGATTTTTACAATTCAGACGGCTCTAAAGCTGGCATGTGCGGGAATGCGAGCCGTTGCGTGGGGTTATTTGCCTACCAACATGCTATAGCCCCTAAAGAGCATGTTTTTTTAGCCGGAAAAAGAGAGATTTCTATTTGCATAGAAGAGCCCAATATCATAGAGAGCAATCTTGGTAACTACAAAATCCTAGATGTGATCCCTGCTTTAAGATGCGAAAAATTTTTTTCAAGCGACAGCGTTTTAGAAAATATCCCTACTTTCTATCTCATAGACACAGGAGTGCCGCATTTAGTGGGATTTGTGGAAAACAAAGAGTGGTTAAATTCCCTTAACACGCTGGAATTAAGGGCTTTAAGGCAT
Protein-coding regions in this window:
- a CDS encoding AI-2E family transporter, coding for MKAQYFFWILFLIGFYWMIYLYQDFLMDVLIAGLLCVGFFQVKVFLDKRFLNLISSFLCVLVLASVLIVPLYFIVYKSSNIIFEINFEKFSALIKWLKGTITENLSHFPTIHDGAIKFLENFSATSITGYLLKISSYVGKYSLKLITDALFILGLLFFFFYYGERFYRYFLGVLPLGTNQSKKIFEEVAGILRIVLLTSLITVILEGVAFGLMIVWFGHDGWSLGILYGLASLVPAVGGALIWIPIAIYELYHGNVNEAIFIALYSILLISVLIDSVIKPILIVFIKKRIFKTTLKINEMLIFFSMIAGISQFGFWGIIVGPTITAFFIALLRLYENYFIQNDQKACEC
- the lepB gene encoding signal peptidase I encodes the protein MKFLRSVYAFCSSWVGTIIIVLLVIFFIAQAFIIPSRSMVGTLYEGDMLFVKKFSYGIPIPKIPWIELPVMPDFKNNGHLIEGDRPNRGEVVVFIPPHEKKSYYVKRNFAIGGDEVLFTNEGLYLHPFESDMDKNYIAKHYPNAMTKEFMGKIFVLNPYKSDHPGVHYQKDNETFHLMEQLAAQGAEANISMQLIQMEGEKVFYKKINNDEFFMIGDNRDNSSDSRFWGSVAYKNIVGSPWFVYFSLSLKNSLEMDAENNPKKRYLVRWERMFKSVEGLEKIIKKEKATP
- the rpiB gene encoding ribose 5-phosphate isomerase B, with the protein product MNKPLKPSQVFVGSDHAGLHLAEFVQHFLEDKDFKIQAFLPTMRVDYPDYAKLVCQKVLENPQSYGILVCATGIGMSMGANRFKGIRAALCLDAYMAKMTRLHNNANVLCLGEKISGIGVVESILEAFFSTEFEQGRHVLRIQKLDESLKS
- a CDS encoding radical SAM/SPASM domain-containing protein is translated as MKPSKKLFKKIYIELSDICGLQCSFCPNPKNIRGVMPLELFEKVCKEVALLTQIITLHVLGDPCKLKNLKHYLNTAKRFSLKVDLVTSGVYWRDFEALLHDAIYQISISLDAGLDNRNKINQHRYIQKILEFCRYKFEKNSEVFLNLRIQDSTLEKHQNLIKPFLESFEFVSLEGLKTQGRTRLFKKSFLNIQKTFKWPNLNAQNPLDQKSKIPYCYGLIKQIAILSNGVVVPCCMDTQANISLGDLNHTPLKDVLKSQKAMAIKTHFLKGEALELLCKNCSYPLIRYKK
- the dapF gene encoding diaminopimelate epimerase; amino-acid sequence: MVFYKYSGSGNDFLIVQSFKKKDFSNLAKQVCHRHEGFGADGLVVVLPSKDYDYEWDFYNSDGSKAGMCGNASRCVGLFAYQHAIAPKEHVFLAGKREISICIEEPNIIESNLGNYKILDVIPALRCEKFFSSDSVLENIPTFYLIDTGVPHLVGFVENKEWLNSLNTLELRALRHAFNANINIAFIENKETIFLQTYERGVEDFTLACGTGMAAVFIAARIFYNTPKKAALIPKSNESLELSLKNDEIFYKGAVRYIGMGVLGMSVFDGYFL
- a CDS encoding site-2 protease family protein — protein: MQFFNFSLESFIATLMKILALLIAIIGHEIMHGLSAFLFGDRSAKDANRLSLNPIRHLDMMGSVLLPALLLIFQAPFLFGWAKPVPVDMRYIVSQKGSLACVVVSLAGVAYNFTLAVLLAFITHLSFQEPWINALSINELNLYQLALVTFLIQGILYNLVLGVFNSLPIPPLDGSKALGFLALYFKSAFLLEWFSKMERYGFLVVFIFLFIPPLSEFFIHAPTRFLFSLLLS
- a CDS encoding DedA family protein yields the protein MEEYIIDLWNQHAATWGYLILFGWSILEGEIGLILAGIASYTGHMHLGLAILVAGIGGFVGDQIYFYIGRTNKAYIQKKLEKQRRKLALAHLLLQKHGWFIIFIQRYMYGMRTIIPISIGLTRYSALKFAIINLISAMVWASITIILAWYLGEELLHALGWLKKHPYVLILLLVSFLALVLWYFQYYSKKNR
- the apt gene encoding adenine phosphoribosyltransferase gives rise to the protein MNETLKEELLQSIREVKDYPKKGILFKDITTLLNYPKLFNKLIDALKKRYLALNIDFIVGIEARGFILGSALAYALGVGFVPVRKKGKLPAHTLSQSYSLEYGSDSIEIHSDAFRGVKGVRVVLIDDLLATGGTALASLELIKALQAECIEACFLIGLKELPGIQLLEERVKTFCLLEC
- the ychF gene encoding redox-regulated ATPase YchF; this translates as MGLSVGIVGLPNVGKSSTFNALTKTQNAESANYPFCTIEPNKAIVNVPDRRLDALAQIVKPERILHSVVEFVDIAGLIKGASKGEGLGNQFLANIKECEVILQVVRCFEDDNITHVNDRIDPLNDIEIIELELILADIAALDKRIDRLQKALKSSKDAKNLLECALSLKMHLEELKPAKTFALNTSEAFLELDKELRFLSHKKMIYAANVGEEDLNALNEHAKKVKNYAKDQNSEFVALCAKLEEEMVSMSEYEVKEFLQSLGVEESGLEKTIRLSFKELGLINYFTAGVKEVRSWTIKKGSSAPVAAGVIHKDFEKGFIRAETISYDDFIAYKGEAGAKEKGALRIEGKDYIVQDGDVLHFRFNV
- a CDS encoding leucyl aminopeptidase, with the protein product MLKIKLEKTTFENAKAECSLVFIINKDFDHAWVKNKKLLETFKYEGEGVFLDQENKILYAGVKEDDVHLLRESACLAVRTLKKLAFKSVKVGVYTCGAHSKDNALLENLKALFLGLKLGLYEYDTFKSNKKESVLKEAVVALELHKPCEKTCANSLEKSAKEALKYAEIMTESLNIVKDLVNTPPMIATPVYMAEVAQKVAKENHLEIHVYDEKFLEEKKMNAFLAVNKASLGVNPPRLIHLVYKPKKAKKKIALVGKGLTYDCGGLSLKPADYMVTMKADKGGGSAVIGLLNALAKLGVEAEVHGIIGATENMIGPAAYKPDDILISKEGKSIEVRNTDAEGRLVLADCLSYAQDLSPDVIVDFATLTGACVVGLGEFTSAIMGHNEELKNLFETSGLESGELLAKLPFNRHLKKLIESKIADVCNISSSRYGGAITAGLFLNEFIRDEFKDKWLHIDIAGPAYVEKEWDVNSFGASGAGVRACTAFVEEFLKKA